The Streptomyces sp. NBC_01197 genome window below encodes:
- a CDS encoding DegV family protein, whose product MSRHVAIVTDSTAYLPQQTLALHNITAVPLTVVLGDRALEDGTETSARALALALQKRRSVTTSRPGPEVFAATYRAAADAGASGIVSLHLSSEFSGTYDAAVLAARDAPVPVRVVDTGMVAMALGFCALSAAGAAGSGGSLDEAVAAAEKCAGGMSAYFYVDTLDYLRRGGRIGAAQALLGSALAVKPLLRLDGGRIEMLEKVRTASKAIARLEEIAADRAGDGEVDIAVHHLAAPERAAALAERLRERVPGLVDLHVSEVGAVIGAHTGPGLLGVVVSPR is encoded by the coding sequence ATGTCCCGCCATGTCGCGATCGTGACCGATTCCACGGCCTACCTGCCGCAGCAGACGTTGGCGCTCCACAACATCACAGCGGTGCCACTGACCGTGGTCCTCGGGGACCGCGCTCTGGAGGACGGTACGGAGACCTCGGCCCGAGCTCTGGCGCTGGCCCTGCAGAAGCGGCGATCGGTGACCACGTCCCGTCCCGGCCCGGAGGTGTTCGCCGCCACCTACCGTGCGGCAGCCGACGCTGGTGCGAGCGGAATCGTCTCGCTCCATCTGTCGTCCGAGTTCTCCGGTACGTACGACGCCGCCGTGCTGGCGGCGCGGGACGCACCCGTTCCGGTGCGCGTGGTCGACACCGGCATGGTCGCCATGGCCCTCGGCTTCTGCGCGCTCTCGGCTGCTGGGGCGGCGGGGTCTGGCGGCTCGCTGGACGAGGCGGTGGCGGCCGCGGAGAAGTGTGCCGGGGGGATGTCCGCGTACTTCTACGTGGACACCCTGGACTATCTGCGTCGCGGAGGCCGGATCGGCGCCGCACAGGCCCTGCTCGGGTCGGCCCTCGCGGTGAAGCCGCTGCTGCGACTCGACGGTGGCCGTATCGAGATGCTGGAGAAGGTACGGACGGCCTCGAAGGCGATCGCCCGGCTGGAGGAGATCGCCGCCGACCGGGCGGGGGACGGGGAGGTGGACATCGCGGTGCACCATCTGGCGGCACCCGAGAGGGCCGCCGCGCTCGCCGAGCGGCTGCGGGAACGGGTTCCCGGGCTTGTGGATCTGCACGTCAGTGAGGTGGGCGCGGTCATCGGCGCGCACACCGGCCCTGGGCTGCTCGGTGTGGTGGTCTCGCCCCGCTGA
- a CDS encoding LCP family protein: MNDRQNPYVQYDQYGQPMQLVGYDEYGQPVYQQVQPQQDQQQHQPQQPQHPEQQYDPYGRQYQQAPGYGYDPYAQQPPPAPYQGQGQGQGYDYDTGQTGQQPAVDTAQQWIPQQSQAPQAQPSRSQAPRQSEQPQPAVPGQRRPAPGDGEYKTEQFSFIEEPDEDSEDVIDWLKFTESRTERREEARRRGRTRVVSLVVVLALVVVGGVGYLWYAGKLPGVSGSGGGSATASGAQQRNAIVVHLHNTKSGGTSTALLVDNVTTGKGTTLLLPNSLAVSNDDGTTTTLGKSVDDDGSDGTRDALDTLLGAKIGGTWRLDTPYLENLVEMVGNIDVDTDIDVPDTKKGAEPLVHRGKDQTLSGQMAVAYSTYRAPGEPEAKQLDRFGQVMQGVLKKISDDPQAATATVKNLAQILDPSMTDKDLGASLAKLAAHAKKGDYSTELLPVRSDGTVSPQTSASVVKDVLGGSVKVSDQGGAVSVGISNASGRPAATESARIALVNGGYSVAVGGTASATASSQVSYGDPAQKAKADEVAKTLGLPAGSVHKGKAAANADVTVVLGQDYKVT, encoded by the coding sequence TTGAACGACCGACAGAACCCGTACGTCCAGTACGACCAGTACGGGCAGCCGATGCAGCTCGTCGGGTACGACGAGTACGGGCAGCCGGTGTACCAGCAGGTGCAGCCGCAGCAGGATCAGCAGCAACACCAGCCCCAGCAGCCCCAGCACCCTGAGCAGCAGTACGACCCGTACGGCCGGCAGTACCAGCAGGCCCCGGGGTACGGATACGACCCGTACGCGCAGCAGCCCCCGCCCGCGCCGTATCAGGGTCAGGGCCAGGGCCAGGGTTACGACTACGACACCGGGCAGACCGGGCAGCAGCCCGCGGTGGACACCGCCCAGCAGTGGATCCCGCAGCAGAGCCAGGCACCGCAGGCCCAGCCCTCCCGGAGCCAGGCGCCGCGGCAGTCCGAGCAGCCGCAGCCGGCCGTTCCCGGTCAGCGCCGTCCCGCACCGGGCGACGGTGAGTACAAGACCGAGCAGTTCTCCTTCATCGAGGAGCCCGACGAGGACTCCGAAGACGTCATCGACTGGCTGAAGTTCACCGAGAGCCGCACCGAGCGGCGCGAGGAGGCCAGGCGCCGGGGACGTACCCGCGTCGTGTCACTGGTCGTGGTGCTGGCGCTCGTCGTCGTGGGCGGTGTCGGCTATCTCTGGTACGCGGGCAAGCTGCCCGGGGTCTCCGGATCGGGCGGCGGCAGCGCCACGGCCTCCGGGGCGCAGCAGCGCAACGCGATCGTGGTGCATCTGCACAACACGAAGAGCGGCGGCACATCGACCGCGCTGCTCGTCGACAACGTCACCACCGGCAAGGGCACCACGCTCCTGCTGCCCAACTCCCTTGCCGTGTCGAACGATGACGGCACGACGACCACGCTCGGCAAGTCCGTGGACGACGACGGCTCGGACGGCACCAGGGACGCGCTGGACACCCTCCTCGGGGCCAAGATCGGCGGCACCTGGCGGCTCGACACCCCGTATCTGGAGAACCTGGTCGAGATGGTCGGCAATATCGACGTCGACACCGACATCGACGTACCGGACACCAAAAAGGGCGCCGAGCCGCTGGTGCACCGGGGCAAGGACCAGACGCTCAGCGGTCAGATGGCCGTCGCGTACTCCACCTACCGCGCGCCCGGCGAGCCCGAGGCGAAGCAGCTGGACCGCTTCGGGCAGGTCATGCAGGGCGTCCTGAAGAAGATCTCGGACGATCCGCAGGCCGCGACGGCCACCGTGAAGAACCTGGCGCAGATCCTGGACCCGTCCATGACCGACAAGGACCTGGGCGCGTCCCTGGCCAAACTCGCCGCACACGCCAAGAAGGGCGACTACAGCACGGAGCTGCTCCCCGTGCGGAGCGACGGCACGGTCAGTCCGCAGACGAGCGCAAGTGTGGTCAAGGACGTCCTCGGCGGTTCGGTGAAGGTGTCCGACCAGGGCGGGGCCGTGAGCGTGGGGATCAGCAACGCCAGCGGCCGGCCGGCCGCGACGGAGAGCGCCAGGATCGCCCTTGTCAACGGCGGCTACTCGGTCGCGGTCGGCGGAACCGCGAGCGCCACCGCGTCGTCGCAGGTCAGCTATGGTGACCCGGCCCAGAAGGCCAAGGCGGACGAAGTGGCGAAGACGCTTGGCCTGCCGGCCGGATCGGTCCACAAGGGCAAGGCCGCCGCGAACGCGGACGTCACCGTGGTGCTGGGACAGGACTACAAGGTCACCTGA
- the leuS gene encoding leucine--tRNA ligase, whose amino-acid sequence MTETNSSPAAASAGGPSSEVAAAHRYTAAMAADIEARWQDFWDADGTYDAPNPTGDLAGDPAMAARPKKFIMDMFPYPSGTGLHVGHPLGYIATDVYARHQRMTGHNVLHTLGFDAFGLPAEQFAVQTGTHPRASTEANMENMKAQLRRLGLGHDKRRSFATIDPEYYKWTQWIFLQIFNSWYDQDAQKARPIAELAAQFESGERPVPDGRAWSALDAVARADLLSEYRLAYASDAPVNWCPGLGTVLANEEVTADGRSERGNFPVFKAKLRQWNMRITAYADRLLSDLDALDWPEAIKLQQRNWIGRSEGARVDFAVGGESRPITVFTTRQDTLFGATYMVLAPEHELISGEKPIIPDAWPEGTHDVWTGGHATPAEAVAAYRAFAASKSDVERQADAKEKTGVFTGVYAVNPVSGDQVPVFIADYVLMGYGTGAIMAVPAHDSRDFAFARAFELPMRCVVEPSDDRGTDPSTWDDAFASYDAKLVNSTHDGISLDGLGVAEAKERITEWLAARGAGEGTVNFRLRDWLFSRQRYWGEPFPIVYDEDGIAHPLPESMLPLELPEVDDYSPRTFGADDADTSPETPLSRNEDWVNVELDLGLGDGVRKYRRETNTMPNWAGSCWYELRYLDPHNSEKLVDPAIEQYWMGPREGQPHGGVDLYVGGAEHAVLHLLYARFWSKVLFDLGHISSVEPFHKLYNQGMIQAFVYRDSRGIAVPAAEVEERDGAFWFEGEKVSRVLGKMGKSLKNAVTPDEICAEYGADTLRLYEMAMGPLDVSRPWDTRAVVGQYRLLQRLWRNVVDEETGEAAVTDAEPGEETLRALHKAIDGVGHDMAGLRFNTAIAKVTELNNYLTKAGGPVPRTVAEQLVLLVAPLAPHIAEELWRRLGHTECVVHQDFPVADPAFVVDETVTCVVQVKGKVKARLEISPSISDEDLEKLALTDPGVVAALGGAGIRKVIVRAPKLVNIVPA is encoded by the coding sequence ATGACCGAGACGAATTCTTCCCCCGCTGCCGCAAGCGCGGGAGGGCCCTCATCCGAGGTGGCCGCGGCGCACCGCTACACGGCTGCCATGGCCGCCGACATCGAGGCACGCTGGCAGGACTTCTGGGACGCCGACGGCACGTACGACGCACCGAACCCCACGGGCGACCTGGCGGGCGACCCGGCCATGGCGGCCAGGCCCAAGAAGTTCATCATGGACATGTTCCCGTACCCCTCGGGCACCGGCCTGCACGTCGGCCACCCGTTGGGCTATATCGCCACGGACGTCTACGCCAGGCATCAGCGCATGACCGGCCACAACGTCCTGCACACCCTGGGCTTCGACGCCTTCGGGCTGCCGGCCGAGCAGTTCGCCGTACAGACCGGCACCCATCCGCGGGCCTCCACCGAGGCCAACATGGAGAACATGAAGGCCCAGCTGCGCAGGCTGGGACTGGGCCACGACAAGCGCAGGTCGTTCGCGACGATCGACCCCGAGTATTACAAGTGGACCCAGTGGATCTTCCTGCAGATCTTCAACTCCTGGTACGACCAGGACGCGCAGAAGGCCCGCCCGATCGCCGAACTGGCCGCCCAGTTCGAGAGCGGTGAGCGCCCGGTCCCCGACGGCCGTGCGTGGAGCGCGCTGGACGCGGTGGCCCGCGCCGACCTGCTGAGCGAGTACCGGCTGGCGTACGCGTCGGACGCCCCGGTCAACTGGTGCCCCGGCCTGGGCACCGTCCTGGCGAACGAGGAAGTGACCGCCGACGGCCGCTCCGAGCGCGGCAACTTCCCCGTCTTCAAGGCGAAGCTGCGCCAGTGGAACATGCGCATCACCGCTTACGCGGACCGGCTGCTGTCCGACCTGGACGCGCTGGACTGGCCCGAAGCGATCAAGCTGCAGCAGCGGAACTGGATCGGCCGCTCCGAGGGCGCCCGGGTGGACTTCGCGGTCGGCGGCGAGTCCCGTCCGATCACGGTCTTCACCACCCGCCAGGACACCCTGTTCGGCGCGACGTACATGGTGCTGGCGCCCGAGCACGAGCTGATCTCCGGCGAGAAGCCGATCATCCCGGACGCCTGGCCCGAGGGCACACATGACGTCTGGACCGGCGGGCACGCGACCCCGGCCGAGGCCGTCGCCGCGTACCGCGCCTTCGCCGCGTCCAAGTCCGACGTCGAGCGGCAGGCCGACGCCAAGGAGAAGACCGGCGTCTTCACCGGCGTGTACGCGGTCAATCCGGTCAGCGGCGACCAGGTCCCGGTCTTCATCGCCGACTACGTGCTGATGGGGTACGGCACCGGCGCGATCATGGCCGTCCCGGCGCACGACAGCCGTGACTTCGCCTTCGCGCGCGCCTTCGAGCTGCCGATGCGCTGCGTCGTGGAACCGTCCGACGACCGCGGCACCGACCCCTCCACCTGGGACGACGCCTTCGCCTCGTACGACGCGAAGCTGGTCAACTCCACCCACGACGGCATCTCCCTGGACGGCCTGGGCGTCGCCGAAGCCAAGGAGCGGATCACCGAGTGGCTGGCCGCGCGCGGCGCAGGCGAGGGCACGGTCAACTTCCGGCTGCGCGACTGGCTGTTCAGCCGCCAGCGCTACTGGGGCGAGCCGTTCCCGATCGTCTACGACGAGGACGGCATCGCGCACCCGCTGCCCGAGTCGATGCTGCCGCTGGAACTGCCCGAGGTGGACGACTACTCGCCGCGCACCTTCGGGGCGGATGACGCGGACACCTCGCCCGAGACCCCGCTGTCCCGCAACGAGGACTGGGTCAATGTCGAGCTGGACCTGGGGCTGGGCGACGGTGTCAGGAAGTACCGCCGCGAGACCAACACCATGCCGAACTGGGCCGGTTCCTGCTGGTACGAGCTGCGCTACCTGGACCCGCACAACAGCGAGAAGCTGGTCGACCCGGCCATCGAGCAGTACTGGATGGGCCCGCGCGAGGGCCAGCCGCACGGTGGAGTCGACCTGTACGTCGGCGGCGCCGAGCACGCCGTACTGCATCTGCTGTACGCGCGGTTCTGGTCCAAGGTGCTGTTCGACCTGGGGCACATCTCGTCGGTCGAGCCGTTCCACAAGCTGTACAACCAGGGCATGATCCAGGCGTTCGTCTACCGCGACAGCCGCGGGATCGCGGTGCCCGCCGCCGAGGTCGAGGAGCGGGACGGCGCGTTCTGGTTCGAGGGCGAGAAGGTCAGCCGCGTCCTGGGCAAGATGGGCAAGTCCCTGAAGAACGCGGTCACTCCGGACGAGATCTGCGCGGAGTACGGCGCGGACACCCTGCGCCTGTACGAGATGGCCATGGGCCCGCTGGACGTCTCCCGGCCGTGGGACACCCGTGCGGTGGTCGGCCAGTACCGGCTGCTGCAGCGGCTGTGGCGCAACGTCGTGGACGAGGAGACCGGCGAGGCCGCTGTCACCGACGCCGAGCCCGGTGAGGAGACGCTGCGCGCGCTGCACAAGGCGATCGACGGCGTCGGCCACGACATGGCGGGGCTGCGGTTCAACACCGCCATCGCCAAGGTCACCGAGCTGAACAACTACCTGACCAAGGCGGGCGGCCCGGTGCCGCGCACGGTGGCCGAGCAGCTGGTTCTGCTGGTCGCGCCGCTGGCGCCGCACATCGCCGAGGAGCTGTGGCGCAGGCTGGGGCACACCGAGTGCGTGGTGCACCAGGACTTCCCGGTGGCGGACCCGGCGTTTGTCGTGGACGAGACCGTGACGTGCGTCGTCCAGGTCAAGGGAAAGGTCAAGGCACGGCTGGAGATCTCCCCGTCGATCTCGGACGAGGACCTGGAGAAGTTGGCGCTGACGGACCCGGGTGTGGTCGCGGCGCTGGGCGGTGCCGGGATCCGCAAGGTGATCGTGCGGGCGCCGAAGCTGGTGAACATCGTTCCGGCCTGA
- a CDS encoding histidine phosphatase family protein has product MNGTKGGRGRRIVLWRHGQTAWNVERRFQGSTDIELTETGVGQARRAARLLASMKPDAIVASDLSRAATTARELGSVTGQDVTYDAALRETYAGSWQGLTHDEIMARFGEQYAAWKRGEPVRRGGGELESEVADRAAPVVLGHADALPDDGTLVVVSHGGTIRTTIGRLLGLESRHWESLGGLSNCCWSVLGEGARGWRLLEHNAGTLPEPVLGDDD; this is encoded by the coding sequence CTGAACGGCACCAAGGGCGGCCGTGGCCGCCGCATCGTTCTCTGGCGGCACGGCCAGACCGCCTGGAACGTGGAGCGCCGCTTCCAGGGCTCCACGGACATCGAGCTGACCGAGACCGGTGTCGGCCAGGCGCGCCGGGCCGCCCGGCTGCTGGCCTCGATGAAGCCCGACGCGATCGTGGCATCCGACCTCAGCCGGGCGGCGACCACCGCCCGTGAGCTCGGGTCCGTGACCGGTCAGGACGTCACGTACGACGCCGCCCTGCGCGAGACGTACGCGGGCAGCTGGCAGGGGCTCACGCACGACGAGATCATGGCCCGCTTCGGCGAGCAGTACGCGGCGTGGAAGCGCGGCGAGCCCGTGCGGCGGGGCGGCGGCGAACTGGAGTCCGAGGTCGCGGACCGGGCCGCCCCGGTGGTCCTCGGCCATGCCGACGCGCTGCCCGACGACGGGACGCTCGTCGTCGTCAGCCACGGCGGCACCATCCGCACCACCATCGGCCGGCTCCTCGGTCTGGAGTCGCGCCACTGGGAGAGCCTGGGCGGGCTCTCCAACTGCTGCTGGTCGGTGCTGGGCGAGGGCGCCCGCGGCTGGCGGCTGCTGGAGCACAACGCCGGGACCCTCCCCGAGCCGGTCCTCGGCGACGACGACTGA
- the rsfS gene encoding ribosome silencing factor, which yields MTATDRSIELINAAAQAAADRLAHDITAYDVSDVLSITDAFLLASAPNDRQVKSIVDEIEERLNKQLGAKPVRREGDRDARWILLDYVDIVVHVQHSEERVYYALERLWKDCPEIDLPEDAVKTRGKGEEHARLNGIEGYDGPDAGTDADLDGELH from the coding sequence GTGACCGCCACGGACCGTTCCATCGAGCTCATCAACGCCGCCGCTCAGGCGGCCGCCGACCGGCTCGCGCATGACATCACCGCGTACGACGTCAGCGATGTGCTGTCGATCACCGACGCCTTCCTGCTCGCTTCGGCGCCCAACGACCGTCAGGTCAAGTCGATCGTCGACGAGATCGAGGAGCGGCTGAACAAGCAGCTCGGCGCCAAGCCGGTGCGCCGGGAGGGCGACCGCGACGCCCGCTGGATCCTCCTCGACTACGTCGACATCGTCGTCCACGTCCAGCACAGCGAGGAGCGCGTCTACTACGCGCTGGAGCGCCTCTGGAAGGACTGCCCCGAGATCGACCTGCCCGAGGACGCGGTCAAGACCCGCGGGAAGGGCGAGGAGCACGCCAGGCTCAATGGCATCGAGGGCTACGACGGCCCCGACGCCGGAACGGACGCCGACCTGGACGGTGAGCTGCACTGA
- the nadD gene encoding nicotinate-nucleotide adenylyltransferase — MGEQKRRLGVMGGTFDPIHHGHLVAASEVAAQFQLDEVVFVPTGQPWQKSHRAVSPAEDRYLMTVIATASNPQFSVSRIDIDRGGPTYTIDTLRDLRDLNVDADLFFITGADALSQILTWRNAEELFALSHFIGVTRPGHVLTDDGLPEGGVSLVEVPALAISSTDCRARVGQGDPVWYLVPDGVVRYIDKRQLYRGE, encoded by the coding sequence ATGGGAGAGCAGAAGAGGCGTCTCGGCGTGATGGGCGGGACATTCGACCCGATCCACCACGGGCACCTGGTGGCCGCCAGTGAGGTGGCTGCTCAGTTCCAGCTGGACGAGGTCGTGTTCGTACCGACCGGGCAGCCATGGCAGAAGAGTCACAGGGCCGTCTCACCGGCCGAGGACCGCTACCTGATGACTGTCATCGCGACCGCGTCCAACCCGCAGTTCTCGGTCAGCCGCATCGACATCGACCGCGGCGGGCCGACGTACACCATCGACACCCTGCGGGACCTGCGCGACCTCAACGTCGACGCGGATCTCTTCTTCATCACCGGTGCCGACGCTCTCTCCCAGATCCTCACCTGGCGGAACGCCGAAGAGCTGTTCGCGCTCTCCCACTTCATCGGCGTGACCAGGCCGGGCCATGTCCTGACGGACGACGGCCTGCCCGAGGGCGGTGTCTCCCTGGTGGAGGTGCCCGCCCTGGCGATCTCGTCGACCGACTGCCGCGCCCGGGTCGGGCAGGGCGACCCGGTCTGGTATCTGGTTCCGGACGGTGTGGTGCGCTACATCGACAAGCGCCAGCTGTACCGCGGCGAATGA
- a CDS encoding helix-hairpin-helix domain-containing protein yields MGAVASRAGEALRERLPLWVQARCGLTPRTLAALAVVLVAAAVLAAQHFWAGRPRSVPAPAVVSAGLPTAGPRTAGEEQPSFGAHPSQGPPLSAGPLPPGAGPAHPGAAAAWIVVDVSGKVRRPGIQRLPAGSRVTDALRAAGGVKDGTDTSGLNQARVLTDGEQVVVGGPPLPAGTAAGGAGGGTGGPGAPAPSTTGPVSLSSATVEQLDTLPGVGPVLAQHIIDYRTEHGGFTSIDELRQVTGIGDRRFSDLQPLVRP; encoded by the coding sequence ATGGGCGCGGTGGCGTCCCGTGCGGGGGAGGCCCTGCGGGAGCGGCTGCCTCTCTGGGTACAGGCGCGCTGCGGGCTGACGCCCCGGACGCTCGCCGCTCTCGCGGTCGTACTCGTCGCGGCAGCGGTTCTCGCCGCCCAGCACTTCTGGGCGGGGCGCCCACGTTCCGTCCCGGCGCCGGCCGTGGTCAGCGCGGGCCTGCCGACCGCCGGACCACGGACCGCCGGCGAGGAGCAGCCGTCGTTCGGGGCTCACCCGTCCCAGGGACCGCCGCTGTCCGCGGGACCGCTGCCGCCGGGTGCGGGTCCCGCACATCCGGGGGCAGCCGCCGCGTGGATCGTCGTCGATGTGAGCGGCAAGGTCCGGCGGCCCGGAATCCAGCGGCTGCCCGCCGGATCGAGGGTGACCGACGCGTTACGGGCGGCGGGCGGGGTGAAGGACGGCACGGACACCTCCGGGCTCAATCAGGCACGCGTGCTCACGGACGGCGAACAGGTGGTGGTCGGTGGCCCGCCACTACCGGCGGGCACCGCAGCGGGAGGCGCCGGCGGCGGTACGGGCGGACCCGGCGCCCCCGCCCCGTCCACCACAGGACCGGTCAGCCTCAGCAGCGCCACCGTAGAGCAGTTGGACACACTGCCCGGCGTCGGCCCGGTACTGGCGCAGCACATCATCGACTACCGCACGGAGCACGGCGGATTCACATCCATTGATGAGCTCCGGCAGGTCACCGGCATCGGCGACCGGCGTTTCTCCGACCTCCAGCCCCTCGTACGCCCATGA
- a CDS encoding M48 family metallopeptidase, whose amino-acid sequence MTDSGHESGHGNSHENVPGRKRRRFEGISSRAYEHPADRSALVALRKLTGFDTVLKALSGLLPERSLRLLFLSDSVRVSDAQFAHLNVILRDACYILDLEKVPAMYVTQNPRPNAMCIGLEEPIIVVTTGLVELLDEEEMRAVVGHEAGHALSGHAVYRTILLFLTSIALKVAWIPLGNVAIMALVTGLREWFRKSELSADRAGLLVGQDLRASMRGLMKIAGGNHLHEMNVDAFLEQAEEYEAGGDLRDSVLKIMNVLPRSHPFTTVRAAELKKWAESRDFQRIMDGHYPRRDEDKDASVGESFRESASHYADTVRTSKDPLMKLVGDIAGGAGDLGGKLRGKFTGGGAGGAGGGAGKGGQGADGSAGDGPARGTEGPLAD is encoded by the coding sequence ATGACAGACAGCGGTCACGAGAGCGGTCACGGGAACAGTCACGAGAACGTGCCGGGCAGGAAGCGCAGGCGCTTCGAGGGCATCTCCTCACGGGCGTACGAGCATCCGGCGGACCGGTCGGCCCTGGTGGCGCTGCGCAAGCTCACCGGTTTCGACACCGTCCTCAAGGCACTCAGCGGACTGCTGCCCGAGCGGAGCCTGCGCCTCCTCTTCCTCTCCGACTCGGTGCGGGTGAGCGACGCCCAGTTCGCGCACCTCAACGTCATACTGCGCGACGCCTGTTACATCCTGGACCTGGAGAAGGTCCCCGCCATGTACGTCACGCAGAATCCCCGGCCCAACGCCATGTGCATCGGTCTGGAGGAGCCGATCATCGTGGTCACCACGGGTCTTGTCGAGCTCCTCGACGAGGAGGAGATGCGCGCGGTCGTCGGCCATGAGGCAGGGCACGCGCTCTCCGGCCACGCGGTGTACCGCACGATCCTGCTCTTCCTCACGAGCATCGCGCTGAAGGTCGCCTGGATCCCGCTGGGCAATGTGGCGATCATGGCGCTGGTGACGGGGCTGCGCGAGTGGTTCCGCAAGTCGGAGCTGTCCGCGGACCGGGCGGGGCTCCTCGTGGGCCAGGACCTCCGGGCGTCGATGCGCGGCCTGATGAAGATCGCCGGGGGCAACCATCTTCACGAGATGAACGTCGACGCGTTCCTGGAGCAGGCCGAGGAGTACGAGGCCGGCGGCGACCTGCGCGACTCGGTGCTCAAGATCATGAACGTGCTGCCGCGCAGCCACCCGTTCACCACCGTGCGCGCCGCCGAGCTGAAGAAGTGGGCGGAGAGCCGGGACTTCCAGCGGATCATGGACGGGCACTACCCCCGGCGCGACGAGGACAAGGACGCGTCGGTGGGCGAGTCCTTCCGCGAGTCCGCGTCGCACTACGCCGACACGGTACGTACCAGCAAGGACCCGCTGATGAAGCTGGTGGGCGACATCGCGGGCGGCGCCGGCGACCTGGGCGGGAAGCTGCGCGGGAAGTTCACCGGCGGCGGAGCGGGCGGTGCCGGGGGCGGAGCCGGGAAGGGCGGGCAGGGCGCGGACGGCAGCGCCGGCGACGGCCCTGCCCGTGGTACCGAAGGACCGCTTGCGGACTGA